Below is a genomic region from Flammeovirgaceae bacterium SG7u.111.
TAGCCGCTGCTGCCACATAGGCCATTAGGCTTGGCAGGTCAGAAATTGCCTCTATTTGGGTAAAAATCGGTTGGAGAGGCTCATGTCCACGTTGGTCGATGGCGGTGGTATCCATGCCCGAAGCATAAAAATCGCCTACCTGTTGCTCTATGCTGCCTTTAGGGTGCTCGCCTTGGGAAATACTGTCCAGTATCCCTTGCATACGCATCCGCTGCGGATAGTTCATAAACATGTACGCACCGACACCCGCTTGGTTAGCTGGTATCTGGGCAGAATCGTACCAAATTCCGTTGGCATACCGAAAGAAATTATCCCCGGGGCGCAACGTGGAGTCTATCCCCGTTATTTCGACAATGGGTTTTTCTGGTGGGGGAGTGTTGCATGCATGCAAAGCAAGCAGCGCAACCAAAAGAATCAAAAGATTTTTCATAGTAGCTTTTGTGGTTCAAAATAGGTTGTTGACTGCTTAAAGATAGGGAATTTGGGGTGGGATGGAAGTACTAGAGGGTGTTTTTGTTGGAACGTTTTGATTAACGCCGTTACTCAGAGTAACGGCGTTAATTTGAGTCCAACTTGTCCGAAGACATTACTAATGTCCGATTGGTTTTTCTATTGGAGATCCTTTTTCAGTATTTTGACAACTCTGTTGTTTATAATTTCTGATAAGTTCCAATTATATAGTTTAGAGTCAGTTGTGCTATAGAACGCAATAACAACAGCATCAAGGTCTTTGTGGTATTTGGCAAAACTCTGGTATCCGGGAACCCAACCGCCATGTTCATACTCGTAAATGGAGGAATATATTTCCTGTTCGCCCTGTTCAAATAATGATCCATCGTTCAAGGCTCTTAGGAATGTACCTACGTCTTCTGCCGTAGCCAACATGCCATGCTCGTCTGCTTTTAAATCAAGGGGATGCCCTACATGGTAGCCACTCATTACATCGTCCATGTTTACTTCACTTAGCGAACTGAAGGTATGGTTAAGGTGTAGTGGCATTAGTATTTCTTCCTTAATGAATTGAAAGTTTGGATAACCTAATGTGTTGTCCATTATCTTATTGAGCAGCAGATAGTTTGTATTGCAGTATTCATAGTCTTCATCTGGGGAGAAGTTTGCAGGCTTGTCCAGAATCAATGCAAGGCTTTCCTCGTAAGTCTCGGTTGGCGCTGCCCAAAAGTTGAAAGCATCTGTAAAATTGGGAATACCACTTCTGTGCTGTATCATCAACCTCAAGGTGATTTTCTCAGCATTTTCAATTCTTCCGACAAGCTCTGGTAAATAATCGGCAATAGTTTTGTCCAACGAAAGGTGTCCTTCACTTACCAATTTGGTGACAGCCACGGCATCATACAGCTTGCTGATGCTGGCAATCTTAAATAAGGCTTGAGGTTTGGCAGGGATCTTGGCTTCTCTATCGTGCCATCCGGCGGCAAAATACTGATGCGGTTTACCAGCTTGGTCTATATAGACAATCATTCCGTCAAATCCATGGTCAATGGCTTCCTCTAGCTGTTCTTGAACCGTGTCTGGTAGCGGCAGTATCCATGCCTTTACCAAAAGCCATGGCACAAAGTACAAGGAGGATATGGAACCTGCGATAAGGACTATTTTCAGAATTTGTTTTATTTTTTGCTTGGTCATACTATTTGAGGGAGGAGAATTCAGGACTTGCTCATAATAGTTGCCTATCAGAACAATTCCTGCCACACAGTAACAATTACATAGCGCCAATTCGCCAATTGTGCTTTCTAGTTGCGCTCTCGCAAATTAACCCAAAAATACAACTAGTCCAAGGCTACGGATGATTGAGAGTTTATTGATGAAATAGGAATGTGTTTTGCTAGTTGATCGAATGCTCAGGCTTATTACTTAATTCCAAACGCTATATAAGCCCCAATAACCAAAACTTACAATGAGTAGTAAGTATATCAAATTGTTGGAAATTAATAGGGCTTTTGTCCTACGTTTTGTGTTGGCTGATTTGAATCGCTTGAGGGTAAAAGAGGTGACAGGAGCGATGGTCAGCAGCAGTAAAAATGGTATGTAGGAGGAGGCGCTGATTAAACTTGAGCTGTAGTGCGTATAAGGAGCATCAAAGTAGTAGATGTAGCTATTGGTTGCCAATACAAATAAATAACTTGTCAATAACACATTCATTCCCGATAGTAGTGCTATAGTTTTAAATGAGATTGCTGAGCTTTTGTTTATAAAGAAGAATACACAAAGCAGAAAGGCAGAAAAGGTTAATATACCGCCCAGAACAACCAGTGAAACTCTTAGCTCTGGAGTGTTAAAAGGTGTTTTGTAAGTAGCCAGTCTTTCAAATTCCGAGTTTTTTGGAAATAGGTCTGGTATGTTTATAATGTGGTCTCCTTTTGCCAATTCTTCAGCAAGCCCGAATTGTACGCTGCTATCGTATTGATGGTAAAAATAGAGATTGACCGAGCGGTTTTTTGTATCCCAGATTGATGTTAACAGAGTCCCATCACCGTTTCTGTTTCTGCACACGTGCATGGTGTCAGCCAGTGAGGTACAAAAAGCCAGTGAGGTATCTGCATCGTGAGTTTTCAGGAATTCCTTGCCGTTTTTGTACCGAATTAATTTGTTGGCTTGTTCCTGTTCGGTTATGGAAGGGCAGAAGTTGGATAATACATAATTTGCATCATTACCAACTATCAACTCGTAGGGTTCTACCACAAGGTACTTGCCTGAGCTGTCAATATAAATGAAAACATCGTCGATAAAAATGGAATGGTCGTATTGATTGATAAACTCGGCAACTTCTTCTACTGTGGAACATGTGTGCAGTATCTCGGATAAGTAGGATACTTCATTGGTTATTTTCTTGCCCTGTGGAGCAATGCTTTTTTGAGGGTAGTACGCTACCAATCGAGAAAAAACCAACCCTGCTTCATTCATGCCAGATTGTGGGGCAAACCTGTTTGAAGAGACCTGTCTTGACCCGGTAAAGCCAGCACCATATTCATAGGGATTTTGTGCGTTTTCAAACCAAATTTTTGAAGTAGTCCGCCAAGCATCTTCGTTACAACCAACTACTGTTTTATCACCAACGGTTAGTTTGTACATACTACAAGCTGATAACTCTTTTTGTACTACAGTAACAAGACAGAAAATTAATAAAATAAGCACTTTTAAACTATTCATGGAGTAGGATTTAAGATTGAGGTTTCTAAACCCTATACAACATCTGTGCAAACTTTGTGTAGAGTGTTTTTATGTTTTGGGTTTTGTAGGGGGTAAGTATCTTTCATGTAAAAAAACTACCCCTCCAAAGGGACTATCAGCACCGGGATTTTTGATCTGTTGATGATTTCCGATGAGACACTTCCCACCAATGCTTTGTACAAGAAGCCATGCTCTCTATGTCCTGCCACAATTAGGTCTGCGTGTAGTTTTTGTGCTTCCTCAATCACCATTTTGATGGTCGCTCCTTGCACTAATAAGCTCTCTGCATCAATGCCGTGGTTATTGAGCAGAGCTGCGTATTCTTGCAGTTGCTGATGCTCCTTTTTAAGGTCGGAAGCTCGGGAGTCCCTTACGTGTTGTGGACCTACTCCGTAGCCAACAAAATCAGGGTCAGGTGCAGCTATATGCACTATCCATATTTTTGCATTGAACGCAGCTGCAAATTCATATGCCTTGTCGATGAGTAACTGATCTCCTTTTTCAAAGTCGATGGTGACTAGTATAGTTTTCATATTTTTATGTGTTATGTATGGTTGCTTATATATAAGCATACGGAAATGTGACAGGCTGGGGTGTTGGCATTCAAAAGATATTAGCCTATTTTTAGGGGCTTCAAAATGTATTGAAAACAGTGTGCCTTAGTTTTGGACGAGAATGGAATAGTCCATTATTTTTTACATTTTTATTAATACTATGGCTGGGTGTTCGTTTTGTTAGCATTGGAAAACTTTCTAAAATAGACTTCAATGGATATTTATTTGGATATTCTGGTAATTATAATCTGTATCATTGCTTTGGCAAAAGGATCTACATGGATGGTTGATTCTTCTATTCGGATTGCCAATACGTTTCGAGTTCCCGAGCTTGT
It encodes:
- a CDS encoding serine hydrolase domain-containing protein, whose amino-acid sequence is MTKQKIKQILKIVLIAGSISSLYFVPWLLVKAWILPLPDTVQEQLEEAIDHGFDGMIVYIDQAGKPHQYFAAGWHDREAKIPAKPQALFKIASISKLYDAVAVTKLVSEGHLSLDKTIADYLPELVGRIENAEKITLRLMIQHRSGIPNFTDAFNFWAAPTETYEESLALILDKPANFSPDEDYEYCNTNYLLLNKIMDNTLGYPNFQFIKEEILMPLHLNHTFSSLSEVNMDDVMSGYHVGHPLDLKADEHGMLATAEDVGTFLRALNDGSLFEQGEQEIYSSIYEYEHGGWVPGYQSFAKYHKDLDAVVIAFYSTTDSKLYNWNLSEIINNRVVKILKKDLQ
- a CDS encoding universal stress protein, which codes for MKTILVTIDFEKGDQLLIDKAYEFAAAFNAKIWIVHIAAPDPDFVGYGVGPQHVRDSRASDLKKEHQQLQEYAALLNNHGIDAESLLVQGATIKMVIEEAQKLHADLIVAGHREHGFLYKALVGSVSSEIINRSKIPVLIVPLEG